A region of the Leptospiraceae bacterium genome:
GGTGGTTTGGAAATTCAATATGATTCTTACCTGCGTGGGACTGATGGATTTAGATATCAAAAACGAAATTCAGATGGGAATATTGAAGAAGAGAGAATCATTGAACATGCAAAGATGGGAAACCATTTAGTTCTTACGATTGATAAGAAAATACAATTTGCTGCCTACAATGCGCTCAAGAATTATCGTGGAACTGTAATTGCAATTAAGCCTGCTACTGGAGAAATATTGGCATTAACCTCTAATCCAAGTTTTGATCCAAATCTTCTTTCGGGAAAGAACAAGCAATTAAAACTGCAACACTTCAACCGCGTAAAAAATAATGGCTGTTTTTTAAATATAGCACTTCAATCTAAATTTCCTCCTGCCTCTACATTTAAGACTCTTGTAGGACTTGCAGCTTTAGAGAGCGAGCACAAAATAGACTTTAGCCCCTCACAGACATTTCATTGTAATGGGAGCTTTATTCTAGAATCTTCTTTTGCGAGTGTTCCAGATCAAGAATTTAAATGTTGGGATAAGAAAGGTCATGGAACAAATGATCTTATACATGCAATTGAAAAATCTTGCTCTGTGTATTTCTACAATTTAGGACATAAGCTTGGTTCAGAGGCAATTTTATATTATGCGAAGCTATTTGGTTTAGATAAAAAAAGCAATATTGATTTACCTAGCGAAATTGAAGGATTTGTTCCTAGCAATGAATGGAAGAAAAGATCTTATGGAACTAAATGGTTTGCTGGGGATACTGTTAATTTGTCGATAGGACAGGGATTTATTTCTTCGACTCCGATGGGGATGACATTATTTTATATGGCGCTTTTGAACAATGGAAAGATTCATCAGCCATTTCTTGTTTCTGAAATTCGAAACCCAATTGATAATTCAATAGTTGTAAAGAATACTGGCAAGATGTTGCGAGATATTCCGTTGAAGAGCTCTACTCTAGAAGCATTGAAGCAAGGCTTGCGTGCTGTTGTAAAAACTGGGACTGCTTCAAGAATATTAAACTTACCAGAGCTGCCTGAGCTTGCGGGCAAAACTGGAACCGCGCAAACAAGAAGACGTGGTTTGTCAAAATCAAATCACGCATGGTTTATCGGTTATGGACCATATAACGCTCCAGTGGAGCAACAAGTGTTAGTCACTGTATTCGTTGAATATGGTGTTGGTGGATCGGTAGGTGCGGCACCTATCGCTAAAGAAGTTTTTAAAGCTGCATTTCCACCTGGTTCCTTTAAAAGAACAGAACGAATTGATGGAAATAGAATGGATGATGAGATGCCAGTTGAGGAGATACTGCAATAATGCTAGAAAGA
Encoded here:
- the mrdA gene encoding penicillin-binding protein 2, with product MSRNSTSSIEFKLEQGFRYRLYFFTGLILFTLIAFILQLFNLQIINGSENSLKAERFVRRSESLPAARGQVYDRNFINPEMSTQHMLISNSASLDVIVNSGLLKNNPQRIKEFMLVFYKTLSIPEAYYADEIKEPKFTKKVKSKIPIVLLQGISSEQHERISVFDNISRFVVLVPSPKRNYIMGPALAHVSGYVGLPNLKDLTNREIKSYQLVGKGGLEIQYDSYLRGTDGFRYQKRNSDGNIEEERIIEHAKMGNHLVLTIDKKIQFAAYNALKNYRGTVIAIKPATGEILALTSNPSFDPNLLSGKNKQLKLQHFNRVKNNGCFLNIALQSKFPPASTFKTLVGLAALESEHKIDFSPSQTFHCNGSFILESSFASVPDQEFKCWDKKGHGTNDLIHAIEKSCSVYFYNLGHKLGSEAILYYAKLFGLDKKSNIDLPSEIEGFVPSNEWKKRSYGTKWFAGDTVNLSIGQGFISSTPMGMTLFYMALLNNGKIHQPFLVSEIRNPIDNSIVVKNTGKMLRDIPLKSSTLEALKQGLRAVVKTGTASRILNLPELPELAGKTGTAQTRRRGLSKSNHAWFIGYGPYNAPVEQQVLVTVFVEYGVGGSVGAAPIAKEVFKAAFPPGSFKRTERIDGNRMDDEMPVEEILQ